From the genome of Syngnathus acus chromosome 24, fSynAcu1.2, whole genome shotgun sequence, one region includes:
- the clic5b gene encoding chloride intracellular channel protein 5b isoform X2: MSGPEREPEIELFVKAGSDGESIGNCPFSQRLFMILWLKGVVFNVTTVDLKRKPADLNNLAPGTHPPFLTYNGEVKTDINKIEEFLEEMLAPPKYPKLAAKHRESNTAGNDIFAKFSAFIKNTKMDANNALGQGLTRALQKLDDYLNSPLPDEIDANSREEEKESRRNFLDGNELTLADCNLLPKLHIVKVVAKKYRNYDIPSDMTGIWRYLKNAAARDEFNNTCAADAEIEIAYKDVAKRLAK; encoded by the exons CCTGAGAGGGAGCCTGAGATTGAACTTTTTGTCAAG GCGGGCAGCGATGGCGAGAGTATTGGCAACTGTCCTTTCTCTCAGCGTCTCTTCATGATTTTATGGCTCAAAGGCGTCGTCTTCAATGTCACCACTGTAGATCTCAAGAG GAAGCCGGCCGACCTTAATAACCTGGCGCCCGGCACCCACCCGCCGTTCCTCACCTACAACGGAGAAGTCAAAACGGATATCAATAAGATTGAAGAGTTCCTCGAGGAAATGCTGGCGCCACCCAa GTATCCCAAACTGGCAGCCAAACATAGAGAGTCAAACACAGCGGGCAACGACATCTTCGCCAAGTTCTCAGCATTCATCAAGAATACCAAAATGGATGCTAACAATG CGCTAGGGCAAGGTCTGACAAGGGCCCTACAGAAACTGGACGACTATCTGAACAGTCCCCTGCCTGACGAGATCGATGCTAACAGTagagaggaggaaaaggagtCCAGAAGAAACTTCCTGGACGGAAATGAGCTGACATTGGCTGACTGCAACCTGCTGCCCAAACTGCACATTGTCAag GTGGTGGCCAAGAAGTACCGTAACTACGACATCCCCTCGGACATGACGGGTATCTGGCGCTACCTGAAGAACGCTGCCGCCCGCGACGAGTTCAACAACACGTGCGCCGCCGATGCCGAGATCGAGATTGCCTACAAGGACGTGGCCAAGAGGCTCGCCAAGTAG